The Jiangella sp. DSM 45060 genome contains the following window.
TCGAGCACCTGCCGGCCGCCGGTGAGATCGTCCTGTTCGACCGCAGCTGGTACAACCGCGCCGGCGTCGAGCGGGTCATGGGCTTCTGCACGAAGGAGGAGTACCAGCGCTTCCTCAGCCAGGCCCCGACGTTCGAGCGGATGCTGGTCGAGGACGGCATCCTGCTGCGCAAGTACTGGTTCTCGGTGAGCGACGCGGAGCAGGAACGCCGGTTCCGGTCGCGGCTGGAGGACCCGATGCGCCGGTGGAAGCTGTCGCCGATGGACCTCGAGTCGATCAGCCGCTGGGAGGACTACTCGCGCGCCAAGGACGACATGTTCGTGCACACGGACATCCCCGAAGCGCCGTGGTACGTGGTCGAGAGCGAGGACAAGCGGTCGGCGCGCATCAACATGATCGCGCACCTGCTCTCGACCATCCCGTACCACGAGGTGCAGCGCCGGCCCCTGGAGCTGCCGCCGCGGCCGGCCGCCAAGGGGTACGAGCGGCCGCCGCGCGAGCTGCAGACCTACGTGCCCGACCACGCGGCCTCGCTCAGCTGAGCTCCGGCAGCTCGACGCCGTGGTCGAGCAGCGCCTGGGCGCAGCCGGCCCAGTCGCCGGCGATGCCCGGTTCCTCGTTGTTCCGCGACGCCCAGGCGAGGGTGCCGACGACGGTGTCGCCGAAGCCGTGCACGACGGCGGGGTCGGCGCCGTGTTCGAGCAGGAAGCGCGCCAGCGCCGCGTCGCCGCGGAAGACCGCGTGGTTCAGGGCGGTGGCGTTCCAGTCGCCGCCGGGGTGGTCGATCGGCCAGCCGGCCTCCACGAGGAGCCGGACGGCGTCGGCGGCGCCCTCGCCGGCGAGGTCGGGCAGCAGCCGCCGCCGGCCGTCGTCGAGGGTGTCGACGAGTCCGGGATGCGCGGCGAGCAGGTTCCGGGCAGCGGCGCCGTCCCCGCTGGCGCAGGCGGTGATCAGGTCGTCGAGGGGCGTGCCGTCGGCGTCGTCGGCCGGCAGCAGCGCCGCCGCCTCCGTCAGCCCGAACCGCAGCGCCAGCCGGTGCGCGCCGACCCCGTCCGGCGTGACGGCGCGCGGGTCGGCCCCGGCGTCGAGCAGCAGCCGCACGTAATGCGTCGAGCAGCGCCGCCGCAGCGCGAACAGCAGCGGCGTCCCCCACGACGGCGACGGCTCGTCAGCGTCGCCGCCGTGCTCGAGCAGCAGCCGCAGCACCCCGGCGTCGTCGTGGTCGGCGGCGGCGTACATGGCGTTCGTGCCGGTGACGGTCGCGCCGGCGGCCAGCAGCAGCCGGGCGCACTCGCGGTCGCCGAGTGAGTGGTACAGCGACTCGCCGTCGTCCGGGTCGGCGCCGGCGTCGAGCAGCAGCGTGGTCAGCTCGTGGTCGTGGGTGACGCCCGCCGCGCCGTACAGCGCCGTCACCGGGTGCTGCCCGCCCGCGGGGACGACCGCCTGGTTCGGGTCGGCGCCCGCGGCCAGCAGCGCGCGGGAACAGGCGCGGAGGCCGCCGGCGAATTCCGGCAGCCGCACCAGCGACGAGTGCGCGACGGCGAGCAGCGGCGGCAGGCGCAGCGTTCCGCCGGACCGGTGCACCCAGCCCGGATCCGCGGCGATCGCCGCCTCGACGGCCGCGATGTCGCCGGTCGCGGTGGCGATGCCGCCGGCAGCGGCCGCGGTGCCGGCACCCTCGCGGACGGCGCGTAGCAGGCGGGCTGCCTCGACCGGCCGGGCGGCGTGCGTGCCGCCGATGGTGTCGCCCGCGTACACCAGCCGCAGCCAGTGCTCGGCCGTCACCCCACGGACCTCCTCGACGTGGCGCCGCAGGGCGGCCCAGGACGCGAAGCCGTACTCGCGGGCGACGCAGGACTGCGCGTCGCGCAGCCGTGGCGCGGTGGTGTGCGGCCCCGTGGCGTGCGGCAGGGTGGCGCGGAACCGGGCGGCGGCCGCCGGATCACCGTCGTGGTAGCCGCGCAGCAGCTCTTTGGCCTGCTTCTTCAGGTGGCCGAGGTCGGGTCGGGCGGGTAGCTCGGGCATCGAGTCCTCCGTGCGCGAGAGCGCCGATGGTCCGCACACTCGGCTGCACAAAGGCTCGGACGTCGACCTGTGCTGACGGAGTGGGTTCGACCCTGCCCGCGGACCCGGACGCGGCTCCGGCCGCGCTGGCAAGCAGTCTACGCGCCCGGTGCGGCCTTGCCAGATCGGCAACGAATCTTGCCGTCCGGGCGCGGCAGGCGCATCCTGGCAGTATGACTAATGAGAACCGTTACGACGTAGTGGTGGTCGGCGGCGGGCCGGCCGGGCTGAGCGGCGCGTTGACGCTCGCGCGTGCGCGGCGGTCGGTGCTGGTCGTCGACGCCGGTGAGCCGCGCAACGCGCCGGCCGGCGGCGTCCACAACTACCTGGGCCGCGAGGGCGCCGCGCCGGGCGAGCTGTACCGCATCGGCCGGTCCGAGATCGCCGGCTACGGCGGCAAGTTCGTCGATGGCGCGGCGGCCGAGGTGACCGGCACGGCCGGCGACTTCACCGTCCGCCTCGACAGCGGCGCGACGGTGCGGGCGCGGCGGATCCTGCTGGCCACCGGCGGCGTCGACGAACTGCCGGACGTGCCCGGCGTGCGCGAGCGGTGGGGGCGCGACGTGCTGCACTGCCCGTACTGCCACGGCTGGGAGGTGCGCGACCGCGCGATCGGCGTCCTGGCGACGTCGGCGGCGTCGGTGCACCACGCGCAGCTGTTCCGGCAGTGGTCCGCCGACGTCACCCTGTTCACGCACACCGCGCCGGCCCTGGACGACGCGCAGCTGGCCGACCTCGCCGGGCGCGGCGTGCGGGTGGTCGAGGGGACGGTCGCGGCGCTGCGGATCGAGTCCGACGAGCTGACCGGCGTCGAGCTCGACAGCGGCCTGGTCGTCCCCGCCGACGCCGTCGTCGTCGCGCCGAAGCCGGTCGCGCGGGTCGGGATGGTCGCGGGCCTCGGCCTGACCGCCGTCGAGCAGGAGCGCGGCGGCATCATCGCGGGCACCTCCCTCACCGTCGACCCGATGGGCGGCACCTCGGTGCCCGGTGTCTGGGCGGCCGGCAATGTTGCCGATGTGTTCGCCACAGTGATCAAGTCCGCATCGGCCGGTGTCGACGCGGCCGCCATGATCAACATGGATCTCGTCAATGCTGGGATCTACTCGCCGGCCGCCGTGGCCGCCGCAGCGAGCTGAGGCAGGTAGTCGTCGAGCATCCACGGGATCGACAGCACCGTCGGCGCGGAGCTGGCGGTCACGTAGTCCTCGCCGGCGATCGGGGCGAACGCGCCCGCCGCGACGGCCGGGAGCTGCGCGTACGCCGGGTTCGCCGCGAACGCGTCGGCCGCCGACTGGTCGTTGAACCAGCCGATGAACACGTCGGCCTCGATGTCGCCCGCCAGCTCCGGCGACACGTAGTAGTACACGCCGTCACCCTCCGCGTGCTCGTCGACGTACGGGGTGAGGGTCATGCCGAGGTCGGTGAGCAGCCGCACCCGCACGTCGTCGGACGTGTAGAGGGCGAGCTGCGCGCCGTCCTCGGCGCCGTAGGCGAAGGTGGTGCCGGCCAGCTCCGGGAACTCGTCGGTGCGGGTGGCGAGGTACTCCTCGGTCTCGGCGACCAGTTCGTCGGCCTGCGCGGACCGTCCCAGCGCCGCGCCGATGATCGTCGTCTGGTCCTGCCAGGACGTGCTCCACGGCGCGTCCGGGTAGGCGACCGTGGGTGCGATGGCGCTGAGGGTGTCGTACTCCTCCTGCGTGAGCCCCGAGTACACGGCGACGATGACGTCGGGCTGCTGCTCGGCGATCGCCTCGTACGGGATCTCCTCGCCGGAGGCGTTCGGCAGCAGCTCCGGCAGCTCGGCATCGCCGAGGTTCTCGCGCACCCAGGGCAGCACGCCCTCGTCGTCGCCGCCGTAGTCGAAGAACGGCATCGCCACCGGGACCACCCCGAGTGCCAGCACCGCGTCCTGGTTCGACGGCCCCCACGTCACCACCCGCTCCGGCGCCTCCTCGAGCGTGGCGGAGCCGAGCGCGTGCTCGATGGTGACGGGGAACTCGCCCCTGCCGGCGGCGTTGGTCTCGTCGCCGCTCCGGCCGTCGTCGCCGCCCGAGCGGTCGTCGTCGGAGCCGCAGCCGACGAGGGCGGCGCCGAGCAGCAGAGCGAGCAGGAACGTCGGAAGGCGTCGAGAAGTCACCCGGCTAAGTTAGCTCAGGCAAACCTAACTTCGCATCTTCGGGCCCGCCGGCCGTCCCGTCCGAGGGCAGCGTTCACCGGCCCCGAACCGGCGAGGCCGGGGCCGGTGCTCGTCGGCTCAGGCAGTGACCGTGCCCGTGAGCCGGCAGGCGTCGGCCCAGCGGGCGGGGTCGGCGGTGCCGCGCGGCTCGACCAGCCGGGCGCAGTCGGTGATGGTCAGCTCGAGCAGGTGGTGCAGCATGGCGTCGGGGTCGGTGACGCAGGCGTTGGCGACGCCCTCGACGGCGCAGCGGACGGCCGTGGGCGCCGCGTAGCGCTGGAACCCCTTCATGGTGGTCTGCTCGCCCTCGGCGAAGTCGTACGCCCACCGGGCAGCGACCGGGACCTTGGCCAGCGCGTCGCGGCTGCGCTCGGTGAGCGTGCCGGCCGGCCGGTGGTCGAGGTCGTCGAGGATGCGCTCGGCCGACAGCAGCGCGACCGCCAGCACCCGCTGACGTTCCGCCGACGCCACCGGCAGGGCCGTCTGGGCGACCCGGAGCGTGATGTGGACGTCCATGCGCGGGTCGTCGGAGTCGACCCCGATGACCATGGGGACCAGCGGGGCCAGTTGCGGCCGGCGCTCGTCGGAGATGGCGTCGTTCACCAGCCGGGCGACCGCGGCCAGCAGCGGATGCGTGCAGGACGGGTGGTCGCTCCATCGCTCGCCGGCGAGGTAGGACGCGAATTCCATGAAGCACGCGCCCTTGCGTGCGTTGCGGTGTTTGCCCTTCGAGAGCACCGGCAGCATGCCTGGTGCGTCGTTGTGGAGACCGGACATGGATGCACCCCGAGAGTCTTCGGCGGGTTGTGTGCTCACCATCTTGCTCCTGTTCACGCCTGGATTCCACTGCTTTGCGCCGTGCTTTTCGGCCGGCGGGCGGGCGCGTCAGGAGGTGCGCCGGGCCTCCTCGGCGACGAGCGAGGCGGCCGTCGCGAGCCGCTCGCGTTCGGTCGTCGTCAGTTGCGGATCGGCGCCGCGGCGGGCCGTCGCCGCCGCGAGGTGATCGAGCGGCCCGCCGCCGGCGGCGGCCAGGAACGGTCCGATCAGTGCCGCCGCGACGGGCGCGAGGGCGGCGTCCGTACCCACGCTGACCTGGGCCAGGATCAGCGCCGAGTACACGACGTCGAGGTCGGCGGGGCCGTCGGTGGCGTTGCGCCAGTCGATCAGCACCGGCCCTTCCGGCGTCAGGACCACGTTGCCGGGGTGCAGGTCGAGGTGGACGACGGTGCCGGCGGCCGGGCCGGCGGGGCGTGCGTGACCGGACGGCGGGAGGGCGTGCAGGCGGTGGTGCAGCCCGGCCAGGATCGTGGCGGCGTCGGCGGCCGTGCGGTCGCCGTCGAGAAGGGCCTGGAGCAGCGTCGGGCCGGCGAGATGATCGAGGACGAGGTCCGGACCAGTGGCCTCGTGGACGGCCGGCGCGGGGAAGCCGTGGGCGCGGACGTGCGTCATGACGGCCGCCTCGGACGCCGCGGACGCGCCGTCGCGGTAACGGCGCAGCACCCGGCCGCCGTCGATCGCGTAGACGTCGGCGGTGCGGCCGGCGCCCACCAGCGCCAGGCCCGTCACGTCCGTCATGGCTCAGTAGCCGCGGACGTGGTCGATGCGGACGACGGCCGCGGCCGAGTACTGGTGCGAGAAGGCCTCGGCGCTGCCGCTGACGCGGGCCATGTCGGGCCCGTACTTGGCGGCGTACTCGGGCGACTCGTGCGCCGGCGGGACGTCGTCGCGGAACTCCGCCCGCCCGGTGAGCACGATGACGTCGTCGCCACTGGCGTCGCTGTTCAGGTGCAGCGCGACTTGCGGCCGCTCGTCCAGCCAGTCGAGCCGCCTGGCGTGCCGGTCGTTGTAGATGACGACGTCGTCGCCGACGCGGGCGAACCACACCGGGTTCGGCTGCGGGGTTCCGCTGGGCGCGACCACCGTGAGCCAGATGACGCGGTCGTCGCGCAGGCGGTCGTGCACGCGCCGGCCGAACGCGGTGTCGATCGCGGGGAACGGGCGGGCGTCGGTCATGGATCCGAGGGTAGGCGGGTGCGCTGACCGGTGCGGGCCGCCCGCCGCGGGGAGTGGCCGGCGGGGCGGGCGTGGCCGGTGTGGCGAGCCGGTGGCGGTGGCCGGCGTGGTGGGCGTGGTCGGTGTGGCGAGCCGGTGGCGGTGGCCGGCGTGGTGGGCGTGGTCGGTGTGGCGAGCCGGTGGCGATGGCCGGTGGGCTGGCGGGGCGGTGGGGCTGGCGTGGTCGGTGTGGCGTGCCGGTGGTGGTGGCCGGGTGGGCGGGCGTGGTTGGTGTGGCGTGCCGGTGGTGGTGGCCGGGTGGGCGGGCGTGGTTGGTGTGCCGGTGCCGGTGCCGGTGCCGGTGCCGGTGCCGGTGGTGGTGGCCGGGTGGGCGGGCGTGGTTGGTGTGGCGTGCCGGTGGCGGTGGCCGGGTGGGCGGGCGTGGTCGGTGTGGCGAGCCGGTGGCTGTGGCCGGAAGGCGGGCGTGGTGGTGGGGCTGGGCCGGTCGGCGCGGCTGGGCGCACAATGGCGGCATGGCGACGGCGGAGTTCGAGGCGCTCCTCATCGACGACGACGGCCCGGGCTGCGGCTTCGCGCTGCCGTTCGACCCGAAGGCGGCGTACGGCAAGGCGCGGGCGCCGGTCCTGGTGTCCGTCAACGGCACGCCGCCCTTCCGCACGACGGTCGCCGTGTACGGGGGCGCCGGCTGGATCGGCCTGCGCAAGGCCCAACGCGCCGACCTCGGCGTCGACGTGGGCGACACCGTGCACGTGGCGATCGAGCCGGACGACCAGCCGCGCGTCGTCGACGTGCCGCGGGAGCTGAGCGCGGCGCTCGCCGCCGACCCCGCGGCGCTGCGTGCCTACGAGTCGATGTCGTTCTCGCACCGCAAGCGCTACGCCGACTGGATCGCCGAGGGCCGCAAGCAGCAGACCCGCGACGAACGTGCGGCCAAGGCGGTCCGCATGATCACCGACGGCGACCGCACGCCTTGAGCCGGCGCGCCCAGGGCACGACACGGCGACCGGACGCCCGGGGCTCGGCCGGGTGACGGCGCACGGGCAGCCTCCGGCATCCGGCGGTGCGGCCGACGCGGTGGCGTGGTGGGGGTGCGTGGGTGGGTTGTGGCCTCCCGGGGGTGTGGTCGGGGTCCGGTGGGAGGTTGGCGTGTGGGCGTGCGGCCGCTGGGTGGTGTGACCGACGCGGTGGCGTGGTGGGGGTGCGTGGGTGGGTTGTGGCCTCCCGGGGGTGTGGTCGGGGTCCGGTGGGAGATTGGCGTGTGGGCGTGCGGCCGCTGGGTGGTGTGACCGACGCGGTGGCGTGGCGGCGACGCCCGTGGGTGGGCTGGGGCATCCGACTCGTGCGCGTGACCGGGCGCCGTGGCCGACGCGGCGGCGTGGTGGCGGTGTGTGGGTGGGCTGCGGCCTCCGGCGGGCGGTGGTGGCGCGCGTGGTGGGCTGCGGCATCCGACGCGTGCGCGAGGCCGGGCGCGTTGGGCGGCGCGCGGGCGGCCTCCGGCAGCGGCGTCGGGGCGGGGGTGGGGGTGCATCAGGGCGCCTCCTTCCCGGAATCGGCGGCGGCGCCGGCGATGAGGTAGGCCTGCGGCCGCTTCTCGTCCTGCCGCGGTGCCCGGACCAGGCGCGCGTCGACGGTGAAGGAGGCGGCGGTGAGGAGGGCGGCGATGTGGTCGGGCGGGAGCCGATAGGCATCGACGTCGACGGGGTGGCCGTAGGCGTGGTCGACCCGGACGCGTTCGTCGCCCACCTGGAAGGCGAGCAGCAGGTGCCCGCCGGGGCGGAGGACGCGGCGGAACTCGGCGAAGACGCCGGGAAGCAGCTCGGGCGGCGTGTGGATGATGGAGTACCACGCGACCAGGCCGGCGAGGCCGCCGTCGGGGAGGTCGAGGGCGATCATGGAGCCGACGGTGAACGCGATGCCGGGGTGGGCCGCCCGGGCGACGTCGATCATGGCGGGGGAGAGATCGATGCCGGCGATGTCGAGACCGCGGTCGCGCAGGTAGCCCGTGATGCGCCCCGGCCCACACCCCACCTCCACGACCGGCCCGGCCGCCACGACCGGCTCAGCGCCGGCCCCGGCACCCACCAGCGACGCGAACGCGTCGAGCATCGCGCGGTCGAACGGCTCGGTGGCGAGATGGCCGCGCAGCGTCTCGGCATACGACGCGGCGACGGTGTCGTAGGCGGCGCGCGTGGCGGTGACGAAGTCGGGTTCGATCATGGCCGGGACGGTACCGGCCGGGTCCGACAGCGTCGGACGGGGCGGCAGAAGGCAGGCGTCAACGAAGGTTGACAACCAAAGGCTGTCAGCTTATGTTGACAGCATGACCGGATCGGAAGCACGAGAGGCGGTCGACGCCGCGGCGGGGGCCGTCGACCCGGACCCGAGGGTCGGGTTGCGGGCGGTCGCGGCGCTGCGCCGGCTGGTGGAGCGGCTCGAGGCGCTGCAGGTCCAGAGCGCCCGCCGCCAGGGCTGGTCCTGGGAGGAGATCGGCGCCGCCCTCGGCGTCAGCAGGCAGGCCGTGCACAAGAAGCACACGAGGAGGTAGCGATGTTCGAGCGGTTCACCCTGGGGGCCCGGCACGCCGTGATCGGGGCGCAGGAGGAGGCCCGCGAGCTGCGGCACGGCTGGATCGGCACCGAGCACGTCCTGCTGGCGCTGCTGGCCACGCCCGACGCGCCGGGGGTGGCGACGTTGACGCGGCTGGGGGTGACGGCGGAGCGCGGCCGCGCCGCGGTGGTGGCGGTCGGCGGCGGGGGAGCGCCGCTGGGCGACGAGGACACCGAGGCGCTGAAGACGTTCGGCATCGACCTCGACGAGGTGCGCCGGCGGGCCGAGGAGGCGTTCGGCGAGGGCGCCCTGGACGAGCCGCTGGAGTCCGGCCGCGGCAAGCGGTTCGGCGTCTTCCGCCGCGGCAAGCAGGCCGACGGCCGCCTGGGCCACATCCCGTTCGCGCCGCGGGCGAAGAAGGCGCTGGAGCTGTCGCTGCGCGAGGCCATCGCCCGCAAGGACGGCTCCATCGGGACGCAGCACATCCTGCTCGGCCTGCTGCGCAGCGACGACCAGCAGACGCTGGCGGTGTTCGAGCGGCTCGGCCTCCGGCCGCGCGCCGTCCGCGAGCAGGTCCTCGCCGACCTGCGCGCGGCCGCCTAGGGAGTGTCTGACGGATCATGGGAGCCAGGTGAGTAGCGCGGCGAGGTGGAGTGCACCAAGGTAGTTGCGGGCGTGCTTGTCGTAGCGACTGGCCAGGCCGCGCCAGTGTTTGAGCTGGCAGAAGCCGCGTTCGACGACGTTGCGTCGCCGGTAGAGGGTCTTGTCGAACCCGACCGGGCGCCCGCCGGCTGAGCCGCGGCGGCGTCGGTTGGCCTGCTGATCGGCCGGTTCTGGAATGGTGTGGGCGATGTTGCGGCGACGGAGCAGTTCCCGGTTCGCGCGCGAGCTGTAGCCCTTGTCGGCCAGCACGTAGTCCGGCCGGGTGCGTGGCCGCCCGCCTGCGGGCCTGGCCACCCGTAATCCGGCCATGAGCTGCGGGAACTGGGTGGTGTCGTTGACGTTGCCCGCCGTCAGGTGCAGCACCAGCGGCCGGCCCCGCCCGTCGACGAGTGCATGGATCTTGGTGGTCAGCCCGCCCCGGGACCGGCCGATCGCATGATCGGCCGGCTCGGCCACCACCGCGGCGACGGGGTGATCGCCACGCGAACACCTGTCATTCGGTCCTGCCCCCCGCGTCCGGCGCCGGTGCGGGCCCGGACACGGTCGCGGCGTTGCCACCCACACGCCGAGCCGACGCCCCGTGCTGGTGCACCCGCACCAGCGAGGAGTCCACCGCGACCAGCCAATCCAACTCGCCCCGAGCATCAGCATCGGCCTGCGCCGCGGCCAGCAACCGCGCCCACGTGCCATCCGAACTCCACCGATTGAGCCGCTCATACGCGGTCTGCCACGGCCCGAACCGCCCCTGCGGGATCTCCCGCCACGCTGCCCCGGTCCGGAACTTCCACGCGATCGCCTCGATCACCTGCCGGTGATCACGCCACCGCCCACCCCGCCGAGGCGTCCGGTCCGGCAGCCGCGGCTCCAACCACGACCACGCCTCATCCGACAACACCCGCCGCTCAACCACACCCAGCATCTTGGACCGAACAAAGACCAAGATCCGTCAGACACTCCCTAGGCGGGAACGAGCCGGAAGACGGGGTGCCGGCCGGCCTCGGCGGCGAACGCTGCCGGCGGGTCGGCCGGGCGGGCGTCGAAGTACGGACGGGTGACCGGCTCTGCCCGCGCGTACGCCTTCAGCACCGCGCCGGCCTCGTCGGGCCCGCACTCGACCAGCGAGTACGCGCCGTGCCAGCGGCCGCGGCGCAGCGACACCTCGCCGGCCGCGCGGGCGTTGAGCACCCAGTCGACCGCACCGTACGGCGCGACGAGGTAGCGCCGTCCGTCGTGCTCCATGACGCGCACCGGCGTGCTGCGCGGCCGTCCCGACGTGCGCCCGCGCACGGTGAGCAGGGCGTACGGCGGCACCAGCCCGGCTTTCAGCGCCGGCCCGAACAGTGCGTTGCCGAGCCGGCGGGGCAGCGTCGTCCGATACGTCTTCGCCATCGGTCCATCATCGCGGCGGAACGGAGCCGAGCCAACGCTGCAGCAGCGCGGTCAGCGCGACCGGCGCGTCGAGCTGGACGAGGTGCCCGGCGCCCTCGATCAGCTCCAGCCGGGCGCCGGGGACGAGGCCGGCCAGCCGGTGCGCGCGGTCGACGGGGATCCAGGTGTCGGCGGTGCCCCACGCGACCAGCGTCGGCACGGCGATCGTCGGGTACAGCGGCTCGATCTCGTCGGTGTGCGCCTGGTCGGCGGCCGCGATCTGCCGGTAGAACGCCCGCTGCCCCTCGGCGCCCAGCCACGGCGTCGTGAGCATCGACGACTGGGACTCCGTCAGAGCTCCGGCCGCCGCGCCCGCGACGTACGCGCGCAGCAGCGCCTCGTGCATCGCCGCCGGCAGCGCCTCGAAGACGGACGGATGCGAACCGACCAGCCGGTAGAACGGCGACCCCCACGGCGCCAGCGCGACGACGTCGATCAGGGCGAGCGACGCGACGGGCGCGCCGTGCAGCAGGTGCGCCCGCAGGCCGGCCGCGCCGCCGATGTCGTGCGTCACCAGGTGCGGCGGCGGGCCGCCCCAGAGCCGCAGCAGGTCGGCCAGCAGCTCGCCCTGGACCGCCAGCGAGACGTCGTGACCGTCGTCCTTCGACGAGCGCCCGTACCCGGGCATGTCCCACAGATGAACCGTGTACTGGCTGCTCAGCGCGTCGGCGTACGGCTCCCAGAGCGCCGACGACCACGGCGTGCCGTGGCAGAGGACGAGCGGGGGACCCGAACCGCGCCGGCTCCAGTGGACCCGGCGGCCCCGCCAGGGGTACTCATGCGTCTCCATTCCGGACGAGTCTAGGATCGTGGTCGTACCGTTCGGCCGGGGTGCCCCGCGTGGGCTGAGATCACACCCGCCGAACCTGATCCGGGTCATGCCGGCGCAGGGAGACCGACGGAGGAGCTGACGCGACTCATGACACCCACGATCCTCACCGTGGCTGGATCCGACCCGTCCGGCGGTGCGGGCATCCAGGCCGACCTCAAGACGTTCTCGGCGCTCGGGGCGTACGGCGGGGCCGTCCTCACGGCGCTGACGGCGCAGAACACCCGCGGCGTCACCGGCGTGCTCCCGGTGCCGGCGAGCTTCGTCACCGAGCAACTGGACGCGCTCTTCGCCGACCTCGACGTCGCCGCGGTGAAGGTCGGCATGCTGGGCGGCGCCGACGTCGTCGAGGCGGTGGCCGACGCGGCCCGCCGCCACGGCATCCGGCACCTCGTCGTCGACCCGGTGATGGTCGCGACGTCGGGCGACCGGCTGGTCGACGACGCGACGGTCGAGGCCATCCGCGACCGCCTGCTGCCGCTGGCCTGCGTCGTCACGCCGAACCTGCCCGAGGCCGCGGCGCTGCTCGGGCTACCCGCCGTCGCGCCCGAGGAGGCGGCCGACGCGGCCGCCGAGCTGCACGCGAAGGGGCCGGCGGCGCTGGTCAAGGGCGGGCACGCGGCCGGACCGGACGCCGTCGACGTGCTGGCCGACGACGACGGCCTGCTGGAGCTGCGCGAGCGCCGGGTCGAGACGGCCAACACGCACGGCACCGGCTGCACGCTGTCGTCGGCGATCGCCGCCGGCCTGGGGCACGGGCGGCCGCTGCGTGACGCCGTCCGCGACGCGAAGACCTACCTCACCGAGGCGCTGCGCGCCGCCGACCAACTGCACGTCGGCACCGGTCACGGACCGGTGCACCACTTCCACGCCTGGTGGACTCCGGAAGGGACCCCCGCATGAGCTTCTCCGCCGACGCCTGGGCCGCCGCCGCGCCCTGGTACGACGCCATCCGCGCGCACCCGTTCGTCACCGGCCTGGCCGACGGGACGCTGGAGCGCAAGACGTTCCTGCGCTACATCGCCGACGACGCGCACTACCTGTCCCGCTACGCCCGGGCGCTGGCGACCACCGCGGCGCGCTGGCCGGAGCCCGAGCAGGCCGCCGTCATCGCCCGGTTCGCCGCCGGCGCCGTCGACGCGGAGCGGCAGCTGCACGAGGCCCTGTTCGCGGAGGCCGGGGCGTCGCTCGACGACGCCGTCGGCGCGGTGGAGCCGACGCCGACCTG
Protein-coding sequences here:
- a CDS encoding IS5 family transposase (programmed frameshift) — protein: MLGVVERRVLSDEAWSWLEPRLPDRTPRRGGRWRDHRQVIEAIAWKFRTGAAWREIPQGRFGPWQTAYERLNRWSSDGTWARLLAAAQADADARGELDWLVAVDSSLVRVHQHGASARRVGGNAATPCPGPHRRRTRGAGPNDRCSRGDHPVAAVVAEPADHAIGRSRGGLTTKIHALVDGRGRPLVLHLTAGNVNDTTQFPQLMAGLRVARPAGGRPRTRPDYVLADKGYSSRANRELLRRRNIAHTIPEPADQQANRRRRGSAGGRPVGFDKTLYRRRNVVERGFCQLKHWRGLASRYDKHARNYLGALHLAALLTWLP
- a CDS encoding nitroreductase family deazaflavin-dependent oxidoreductase; the protein is MAKTYRTTLPRRLGNALFGPALKAGLVPPYALLTVRGRTSGRPRSTPVRVMEHDGRRYLVAPYGAVDWVLNARAAGEVSLRRGRWHGAYSLVECGPDEAGAVLKAYARAEPVTRPYFDARPADPPAAFAAEAGRHPVFRLVPA
- a CDS encoding alpha/beta fold hydrolase — encoded protein: METHEYPWRGRRVHWSRRGSGPPLVLCHGTPWSSALWEPYADALSSQYTVHLWDMPGYGRSSKDDGHDVSLAVQGELLADLLRLWGGPPPHLVTHDIGGAAGLRAHLLHGAPVASLALIDVVALAPWGSPFYRLVGSHPSVFEALPAAMHEALLRAYVAGAAAGALTESQSSMLTTPWLGAEGQRAFYRQIAAADQAHTDEIEPLYPTIAVPTLVAWGTADTWIPVDRAHRLAGLVPGARLELIEGAGHLVQLDAPVALTALLQRWLGSVPPR
- the thiD gene encoding bifunctional hydroxymethylpyrimidine kinase/phosphomethylpyrimidine kinase: MTPTILTVAGSDPSGGAGIQADLKTFSALGAYGGAVLTALTAQNTRGVTGVLPVPASFVTEQLDALFADLDVAAVKVGMLGGADVVEAVADAARRHGIRHLVVDPVMVATSGDRLVDDATVEAIRDRLLPLACVVTPNLPEAAALLGLPAVAPEEAADAAAELHAKGPAALVKGGHAAGPDAVDVLADDDGLLELRERRVETANTHGTGCTLSSAIAAGLGHGRPLRDAVRDAKTYLTEALRAADQLHVGTGHGPVHHFHAWWTPEGTPA